Part of the Flavobacterium sp. MDT1-60 genome, TCCGAATACGGAGGAACTTCGATGCAGCAAACTAATTACACAACGGTTCATTTTTTAAGAGGAAGGCAAACTACCAATGCAAAAGGAGAAGTTTCATTTATTTCCATTTTCCCAGGCTGGTACCAGGGCAGAGCGCCACATGTGCATATTGAAGTGTTGACGGCAAGTGGTACTTCATTGTTGGTAACACAAATTGCTTTTCCTGAAAATGTTTCCAGCGAAGTGTATTCGAGTACAAATTATGTTGCTCATGGTCAAGCTGATACTTCAAACACGAAAGACAATGTTTTTTCAGATAGTTTAGCTGATGAGCTTGCGACATTGACCGGTAATCTAACTGATGGCTATACCTTAAGCAAAACGATAACGGTGAGTGCATAATTTAAAACTTAAACCCGTAATTTATGAAAACTTTAGAACTTAATTTACTGGTTTAAAACTACTTTTGAAGACCAAAACTAATTTAACAATCTAATACTGAAACAGATGAAATGTGTAATTATCGACGATGAACCTCTAGCAGTTGAGTTATTAGAAGATTTTGTCCGAAAAGTAGATTCGCTGGAATTGGTTAGCACTTTTAATAATGCCATCGATGCCGTTTCATTTATCAATCAGACGAATGTTGATTTGATTTTTTTGGATATTCAGATGCCTCATTTTTCCGGAATTGAATTTTTAAACACCATAGAAAAAAAGCCTTTAATCATTTTTACAACAGCCTATTCTGATTATGCTGTTGAAGGATTTAATCTTGGTGCTGTTGATTATTTGGTAAAACCAATTCCGTTTCATCGTTTTTTAAAATCAGTAGTACGTGCACAGCAAATTTTCAATCCTGCAGCTACGGTTCAGGCTATTTCTGAAAACACTACTGCTCCCGAATTAGAACAGGATTTTATGTTCGTCAGAGCTGAATATGAGAATGTAAAAATGAATTTTGCGGATATTTTATTTATTGAAGGCCTAAAAGATTATGTAAAAATCTATACAACAGACAATAAGTTTACCCTAACCTTAATTAGTTTAATAAAACTGGAAAACTTACTGTCAAGCAAAGGGTTTTCGAGAATTCACAGGTCTTATATTATCAATATAAAACATGTAAAATCAATTCAGAAAAATAAGGTTTTGATTAGCGATAAACGAATTCCGATTAGTGAAAGTTATAAAAGTACTTTCTTTGAAAAGATCAATCTGTAAATTTTTAAAATTCCAAAAAAAATAAAATTCCAAATTCCAATAAAGTATAAAACACATTGGAATTTGGATTTTTACTTTTGAATTATTTATTATTTTATTCTTCGTTTTTAAACCAGCCCGAATACATTACATAATTGTTTGAAATACGCTCAATTTCACCTGCAAAATCAGATTGGTCAATGTCTTTTACTTTTTTGGCAGGAACACCTGCATAAATACTTCCTGATGTCACAATAGTATTTTGTGTTACAACTGCTCCGGCGGCCACAATTGCATTGCTTTCAACTACACAATTATCCATTACAATAGCTCCCATTCCTATCAAAACATTGTCATGAATTGTACAACCATGTACAATTGCATTATGACCAATTGAAACATTGTTTCCTATAATAGTTGGATGTTTCTGATAGGTACAATGAATAATTGCTCCATCCTGGATATTAACTTTGTTTCCGATTTTAATGAAGTGAACATCGCCACGAATTACAGCATTAAACCAAACACTGCAAGATTCACCAAATGTAACATCGCCAACAATGGTAGCATTTTCGGCAACATAACAATCCTCTGGAATTGAAGGTGATTTTCCGTTTACAGATTTAATAAGCATAAAAAATTAATTAATAGCCGGACAATTACAATCGTAACGTTCCTTTTTACAAAATAAATTGATTCCTAAAGTTATTTGATGGTACCCTCCAGTATCAAATTTTACATCTCCCATTACTTGAGAGTATGTGTACGCAAACATAAAATTTTTAAAATTCACACCTATAATTGGTGTAAAATATTGCAATTTTTGAGATGAAACTCCGCTTCCGCTAAGATATTGTGCACCATCAAAACTTCTTCTATACGATAACGCCGCCCATAAACTTCCAAAATCCATGTTTTTGTAAGCTTTCATGTTTAAATCGATCGATTTTTCTTTCGTCTGATCAAACATTTGAAATAATATTGAAGGTTCCCAGGTAATATTTTCACTTTTGCCAAAAACATATCCGGCGCTCAAAAGATATTTTCGAACATTATCACTTTCATAATCCGTATACAATTCTCTTCTTGTTTCGATCAGCCCCTGAACTGTAGCGTGAGCATAAAAATTTAAGTAATTATAAGACGCACCAACATCAACATTAAAATAAGAATCTTTTTGAATCTGTCCCGAAACAATTGGGTCAAATGTTGTTCCAAATGTTGTTTCGTCTAATTGATTTTGAATTACTCCTCCGCTAATACCAAAAGATAATTGATTCAAATCGATCTCATCTCTCGAAAACATAATGTGATGTGCATACGTAAGCTTTACTCCTTTTTGAGAATGATATCCATTTTTATCATTAAAAACAATAATTCCGGCTCCGGATCTCTCGCCTATTCGACCGTTAAAACTCAACGTTTGAAGTTCCGGTGCATCATCCTGGCCAAACCATTGTTTTCTGGCTGTTAATCTTATTTTCGCACAATTTGCTGCTCCAGCCATAGAAGGATGAATCAAATAATAATTGTCTGATAAATAGTCTGAATAAACAGGAATGCCTTCCTGCGAAAAAGAGTAAAATGAAGTTAATAAAAAAATAAATAAAACTCTGATTCTAAATTCCATAAAGCCAATATTGTTTGAATAAATTATAGACTCCAAATTTAATGCGAATAGTTACAATAAGAATCTTAATTATTTTATTAAAAAACCAAATATAGCTATTAGTAGAAAATAACTTTACTAAATTTGTAAAAAATTACAAATCATGACAAAAATCACCATAAAGGAAACTCAAAATCCCACTATATTAAAATTTGAATTTGAAGATTTCATTACTCAAAATCAAAATTTTGAATTTAAGAATATTGATGAGGCACAGGAATCACCACTAGCACAACAATTATTTTATTTACCGTTTGTAAAAACAGTTTACATTTCAGGAAACTTTATCGCTATCGAAAGATACAGTATTGTAGAATGGGAAGATGTACAAGATGCGGTTGCGGAACAAATTGCAGCATTTGTAGACAAAGGTGGGGTTATTATTAAAATCGACGAAAACAAAGCTAAAAAACAACCCATTACTGTATATGGAGAAACAACTCCAAATCCGGCGGCATTAAAATTTGTGGTAAGCAGAATGTTAACCAGAAATCCGGTAGAATATAAAAATATTGACCAGACTGCTTCTTCTCCATTAGCAAAAGAATTATTCAAATTCCCATATGTAAAAGAGGTTTTTATTGATGAAAATTATATTTCAGTTACCAAATATGATATTAACGACTGGGATGAAATCACTTTGGAAGTTAGAACATTTATCAAACAATTTATCGAAAACGGAGGAACTGTTTTAGATGAAAGTCTAATTGAAGTGACTACAAAAAATGATGTTACTAAAGATGAAGCTTTTGACAAACTGGACGTAACTTCACAACAAATCATTAACATCTTAGAGGAATACGTAAAACCAGCCGTTGCTGCCGATGGAGGAAATATCGCATTCGATTCGTATAATGAAAATGACAAGACAGTGAAAGTTATTTTGCAAGGTGCCTGCAGCGGATGTCCATCCTCTACTTTTACTCTAAAAAGTGGTATTGAAAACATGTTAAAAAGCATGTTAAATGATGAGGCTATTAAAGTTGAAGCTGTAAATGCATAAAAAAATAACATTAGGAAATACAGAAAGCGTTCGCCATTGTTGGGCGCTTTTTTTATTACCTCTTATCTACTTAACTTTCAATAAATTATTTTAACATTAATGCTATAATCCTGTAAAAAAGTCTAATATTGTATTATTAACCAATCAATTATAAAACTATGGGATTATCTTCATTTTTCAAGAATTTATTTGGCTCAGCCAAAGAATCTGCGACAGACTTAGCCAATCAGGCTGAAACTACTTTTGAGCAAGCCAAAGAAGCTGCTACACCTTATATTGAAAAAGCAGAGACTTTTGCAGAAGAGACGATCGCTAAAGCCAAAGAAGCTTCAGAACCAATATTTGACAGCGCAGTTGAATACGCAGGTCAGGCTAAGGATATTGTTAGTGAGTATGTTGAAAAAGCAACTGATTCTATAAGTGATGTAATCGATTCTGTAAAAGAAAAAACAAGTGAATTAACCAGCGACACTAAAGCAATTGCCTCAGAAACTGTGGTTGACGCTAGCGAAACAGCAGCCACTATCGAAGATAAAGCTACTGATGAAATTGCTGACAAAGAATAGATACTTATTTTTCTTATAGAAGAAATATCTTTATATTTGCACAACTAATACACCTTCTCCTTTTGAGAAGGTTTTTTTATTTAATAAACATGATGAGTCCAGAACAACTTAGCGATTATACCACAAAAATCGTTGACATATTAGTTAATTATTCGGCAAAATTAATTTCGGCATTTCTAATTTTATTTGTTGGTATTTATGCCATCCGATTTATAAATAGAATTATAACAAAAGTAATGGTTCAGCGAAACCTGGATCCTACCTTAACCAAATTCCTGTCGGACATTTTAATATGGGCACTAAGAATCTTATTGTTTGTGATTTTTATTTCAAAACTGGGTATTGATACTTCCTCATTTGTAGCCATTTTAGGAGCCATGGGACTTGCTGTGGGTTTATCATTGCAGGGCTCACTTTCTAACTTTGCCGGCGGAATGTTAATTATTCTTTTTAAACCCTTTAAGGTTGGAGATACTATCGAGGCACAAGGAGTTATTGCAACTGTAAGCGAAATCCAGATTTTTGTTACTAAAATGCTCACTGCTAATAATCAGACTGTTTTTGTACCAAATGGCGCCTTGTCAAACGGTACAATTATTAATTACTCTATGCAGGGAGAAAGAAGAGCAGATTTGACTTTTGCGGTTTCTTATGATTCAGATATTAAAAAAGCGAAAGATATACTTATAGATGTTCTAAATAAAAACCCTAAAGTACTTAAAAAACCTGCTCCGGAAGTTTTTGTAAAAAACCTGACTGCTAGTGCAGTAGAATTTGCAGTTCGTCCGTGGGCTAAAAATGTAAACTATGGTGCTGTTTTCTCTGAAACTCTGGAGAATTGCAAAACGGCTTTAGATGAAGCCGGAATTTCAGTCCAGCCGTATACGCTTCAAAAATAAAAAGGTTTTATTGTTTTTTTGATGGAGGTGCCATCATAAAATCTTTTAAATAATAAGGTTCAAAATAAGCGACATCTTCAGTGTCGCTTATTTGATATTTATCGAAACTGATTTTACTCATTGCCGAAGCTGAAGGGTATTTTAT contains:
- a CDS encoding intradiol ring-cleavage dioxygenase — translated: MDRKKFIRNGILGIASLATASKLLESCSKSDNDDSDSDSSTDGSCTVSPTETKGPFPIKTPSQLVLENIKSDRIGVALLINLTIENKSNNCAPLEGVLVDVWHCDKDGNYSEYGGTSMQQTNYTTVHFLRGRQTTNAKGEVSFISIFPGWYQGRAPHVHIEVLTASGTSLLVTQIAFPENVSSEVYSSTNYVAHGQADTSNTKDNVFSDSLADELATLTGNLTDGYTLSKTITVSA
- a CDS encoding LytTR family DNA-binding domain-containing protein, translated to MKCVIIDDEPLAVELLEDFVRKVDSLELVSTFNNAIDAVSFINQTNVDLIFLDIQMPHFSGIEFLNTIEKKPLIIFTTAYSDYAVEGFNLGAVDYLVKPIPFHRFLKSVVRAQQIFNPAATVQAISENTTAPELEQDFMFVRAEYENVKMNFADILFIEGLKDYVKIYTTDNKFTLTLISLIKLENLLSSKGFSRIHRSYIINIKHVKSIQKNKVLISDKRIPISESYKSTFFEKINL
- a CDS encoding gamma carbonic anhydrase family protein; translation: MLIKSVNGKSPSIPEDCYVAENATIVGDVTFGESCSVWFNAVIRGDVHFIKIGNKVNIQDGAIIHCTYQKHPTIIGNNVSIGHNAIVHGCTIHDNVLIGMGAIVMDNCVVESNAIVAAGAVVTQNTIVTSGSIYAGVPAKKVKDIDQSDFAGEIERISNNYVMYSGWFKNEE
- a CDS encoding type IX secretion system membrane protein PorP/SprF, encoding MEFRIRVLFIFLLTSFYSFSQEGIPVYSDYLSDNYYLIHPSMAGAANCAKIRLTARKQWFGQDDAPELQTLSFNGRIGERSGAGIIVFNDKNGYHSQKGVKLTYAHHIMFSRDEIDLNQLSFGISGGVIQNQLDETTFGTTFDPIVSGQIQKDSYFNVDVGASYNYLNFYAHATVQGLIETRRELYTDYESDNVRKYLLSAGYVFGKSENITWEPSILFQMFDQTKEKSIDLNMKAYKNMDFGSLWAALSYRRSFDGAQYLSGSGVSSQKLQYFTPIIGVNFKNFMFAYTYSQVMGDVKFDTGGYHQITLGINLFCKKERYDCNCPAIN
- a CDS encoding NifU family protein; protein product: MTKITIKETQNPTILKFEFEDFITQNQNFEFKNIDEAQESPLAQQLFYLPFVKTVYISGNFIAIERYSIVEWEDVQDAVAEQIAAFVDKGGVIIKIDENKAKKQPITVYGETTPNPAALKFVVSRMLTRNPVEYKNIDQTASSPLAKELFKFPYVKEVFIDENYISVTKYDINDWDEITLEVRTFIKQFIENGGTVLDESLIEVTTKNDVTKDEAFDKLDVTSQQIINILEEYVKPAVAADGGNIAFDSYNENDKTVKVILQGACSGCPSSTFTLKSGIENMLKSMLNDEAIKVEAVNA
- a CDS encoding YtxH domain-containing protein; its protein translation is MGLSSFFKNLFGSAKESATDLANQAETTFEQAKEAATPYIEKAETFAEETIAKAKEASEPIFDSAVEYAGQAKDIVSEYVEKATDSISDVIDSVKEKTSELTSDTKAIASETVVDASETAATIEDKATDEIADKE
- a CDS encoding mechanosensitive ion channel family protein, with product MMSPEQLSDYTTKIVDILVNYSAKLISAFLILFVGIYAIRFINRIITKVMVQRNLDPTLTKFLSDILIWALRILLFVIFISKLGIDTSSFVAILGAMGLAVGLSLQGSLSNFAGGMLIILFKPFKVGDTIEAQGVIATVSEIQIFVTKMLTANNQTVFVPNGALSNGTIINYSMQGERRADLTFAVSYDSDIKKAKDILIDVLNKNPKVLKKPAPEVFVKNLTASAVEFAVRPWAKNVNYGAVFSETLENCKTALDEAGISVQPYTLQK